From the Acetobacter aceti genome, one window contains:
- a CDS encoding SDR family oxidoreductase: protein MRVAVIGGSGFIGSEIVANLLSHGHAVTLFCRDAARTARRFPAASVVSFDLVKGRAEDLASQLAGCEVVVNCAGVLKGGTGFSEHDVHVTGTEKLLAASRQAGVTRIVHISAIGIDHATTPYAASKLESEQRLLKASVAYPGLSIVILRPSFLYGKGSYGGSSAIRGLCALPGVLPLIAGGRQKFQPVCLPDMAEVVRAALTTATGKQVVIVDVCGPEVLTTRDIALKIRAWLGFSAPREMKVPDGFTRVLARLGDVFPIGGLCSAIREQLATDYVSSTPPSHGQGTLGVALRSMDDFLQANPSSVQDRWHAKLHVLRPALSASIGLLWLGSGLAGLAAGKEAETVLSTKGVPPRAARVTGYGFSLVDLFFAWEIFTGRVHKRGWLRQTGLVAGYSAGLTALKPGLWKNPYGALLKNLPIMGLLAVLALTDDDR from the coding sequence ATGCGTGTGGCGGTCATAGGGGGCTCCGGCTTCATTGGTTCGGAAATTGTCGCCAATCTCCTGAGTCACGGACATGCGGTCACCCTCTTCTGTCGGGATGCGGCCCGCACGGCTCGCCGTTTTCCAGCCGCCAGCGTCGTGTCATTCGATCTTGTAAAAGGGCGTGCCGAAGACCTCGCCTCACAGCTTGCGGGCTGCGAGGTCGTTGTAAACTGTGCCGGCGTTCTCAAAGGCGGCACAGGTTTTTCCGAGCATGATGTGCATGTCACCGGCACGGAGAAACTTCTTGCCGCCAGCAGGCAGGCGGGTGTCACCCGTATCGTGCATATTTCAGCGATAGGGATTGATCACGCGACGACGCCTTACGCCGCGTCCAAACTTGAAAGCGAGCAACGGCTCCTGAAAGCCTCTGTCGCGTATCCCGGCCTGAGCATCGTGATTCTTCGTCCTTCATTCCTTTATGGCAAAGGCAGTTACGGCGGCAGCAGCGCAATACGGGGCCTGTGCGCCTTACCGGGCGTTCTGCCACTCATCGCCGGAGGACGTCAGAAATTCCAGCCGGTATGCCTCCCCGACATGGCGGAAGTCGTTCGCGCCGCGCTGACCACAGCCACCGGAAAACAGGTGGTGATCGTGGATGTCTGTGGCCCTGAAGTGCTCACCACACGCGATATCGCCCTGAAAATCCGGGCGTGGCTGGGCTTTTCCGCTCCACGGGAAATGAAGGTGCCTGATGGTTTCACCCGTGTATTGGCCAGACTGGGCGATGTCTTTCCCATCGGCGGTCTTTGCAGCGCCATCCGCGAACAACTGGCCACGGATTATGTCTCATCTACCCCGCCCAGCCACGGTCAGGGAACGCTTGGCGTCGCACTCCGCTCCATGGATGATTTTCTGCAGGCAAATCCTTCCTCCGTGCAGGACCGATGGCACGCGAAGCTGCATGTTCTCCGTCCGGCGCTTTCAGCGTCCATCGGTCTGCTCTGGCTTGGGTCCGGATTGGCCGGTCTGGCGGCCGGAAAAGAAGCCGAAACCGTGCTGTCCACGAAAGGAGTGCCTCCCCGCGCGGCCCGTGTAACAGGATACGGCTTTTCTCTGGTCGATCTGTTTTTCGCCTGGGAAATCTTTACCGGACGTGTGCATAAACGCGGGTGGCTGCGGCAGACCGGGCTTGTCGCGGGATATAGCGCCGGACTGACTGCCCTGAAACCCGGTTTGTGGAAAAATCCATACGGCGCACTGCTGAAAAATCTGCCGATCATGGGGCTTCTCGCGGTGCTCGCGCTGACCGATGACGATCGGTAA
- the bioB gene encoding biotin synthase BioB gives MADGSSLSALSPSQTHAGTPLRHDWTRQEVETLLNLPFPELLYRAQTLHRQFFDPTEIQISTLLSIKTGGCPEDCAYCPQSSRHEERIKAEKLMAVDGVIAEAKRAKEAGAARFCMGAAWRSPKDHDLETVCSMIEGVKALGLETCVTLGMLDDRQAHRLKDAGLDYYNHNIDTSPEFYGEIISTRTYQDRLDTLSNVRDAGINVCCGGIVGMGEGESDRAGMIASLASMPKHPESVPINLLVKVAGTPLQTAEEVDPIDFVRVIAVARITMPASHVRLAAGRENMTDEAQTLCFLAGANSIFYGERLLTTPNPAATRDRQLLDRLGMNTTVSAK, from the coding sequence ATGGCAGACGGCAGCTCCCTCAGCGCCCTTTCTCCGTCTCAGACGCACGCAGGAACGCCGCTACGGCACGACTGGACACGCCAAGAAGTCGAAACGCTTCTGAATCTTCCTTTCCCCGAACTGCTGTACCGGGCGCAGACCCTGCACCGGCAGTTCTTTGATCCGACAGAAATCCAGATCTCGACGCTTCTGTCGATCAAGACCGGCGGCTGCCCGGAAGACTGCGCCTACTGTCCGCAGAGTTCACGCCATGAAGAACGGATCAAGGCGGAAAAACTCATGGCGGTTGACGGCGTCATTGCAGAAGCGAAACGCGCCAAGGAAGCCGGAGCGGCCCGTTTCTGCATGGGAGCCGCCTGGCGCTCCCCCAAGGATCATGATCTGGAAACGGTCTGCTCCATGATCGAAGGCGTCAAGGCGCTCGGTCTCGAAACCTGCGTCACTCTGGGCATGCTGGATGACCGGCAGGCGCATCGCCTGAAGGACGCCGGGCTGGATTACTACAACCATAACATCGACACCTCCCCTGAGTTTTATGGCGAGATCATCTCCACACGCACCTATCAGGACCGTCTCGACACACTGTCAAACGTCCGCGATGCAGGCATCAATGTGTGCTGTGGCGGTATTGTCGGTATGGGCGAAGGTGAATCAGACCGGGCAGGAATGATTGCCTCCCTCGCCTCCATGCCGAAGCACCCTGAGAGCGTGCCGATCAACCTGCTCGTCAAGGTTGCCGGGACCCCCCTGCAAACGGCCGAGGAAGTTGATCCGATCGATTTCGTCCGTGTCATCGCCGTCGCACGCATCACCATGCCTGCCAGCCATGTACGCCTCGCTGCCGGACGCGAGAACATGACGGACGAGGCGCAGACTCTCTGCTTCCTCGCCGGGGCAAACTCGATCTTCTACGGCGAGCGTCTGCTGACGACCCCGAACCCGGCAGCGACCCGGGACCGCCAGTTACTTGACCGACTGGGCATGAACACCACCGTTTCGGCCAAATAA
- a CDS encoding EAL domain-containing protein — protein MSVPGQMGLHENTKITASTERRLEQLAALAFAAADVLFEVDRAFRIRNIGGSIQKLTGHSARTVRNMSLFDMLVPADRIFLKRVVEAFDQGKSVKRTAVRFLRGESETTVAMLGMTIMPGSIGERLVTATILDRGFAPSSTEDGFLDRASFLNMARHMISAGEGTAQFNLVMLALPLMMNSAAMRGTALGQTFLAEIESILRFNSENGAVTRLGNGAYAYFQKAEDDPNLIAQKISEATQAMLTHPCIQKLPLDTLLMEYSEIETALNYALEMFADEKTRQEMTFENLPDCLAAANSRDRGMVTSCRNIIRDETFFQVLQPILTLKTGIIQHYEVLTRFAEGVARGIANTGDFIQIAEQIGMINTFDLLNCVKTIRLLQQLPNGIRLALNVSGRSVQSAEFASQIMNLLDSAEMKVTPSRLLIEITETRGITNFEGATALLQWLVKRGHRICLDDFGAGAMSFEYLRRFPVDFVKIDGHFFRNAMTSGRDRILIRAIARCSFELGCRTVAEMIETEVDAALAKELGVECGQGWLFGKPVTADQLLASAGRVASMQGASAREEIAVSRTTSLPHQRAVAEQPSSSSPTLAKPEIVRKKIT, from the coding sequence ATGAGTGTGCCGGGTCAGATGGGGCTCCACGAAAATACTAAAATCACCGCTTCTACGGAACGCAGGCTGGAGCAACTGGCAGCGCTGGCGTTTGCGGCGGCAGATGTTCTGTTTGAGGTGGATCGTGCCTTCAGGATTCGCAATATTGGGGGCTCCATCCAGAAACTGACGGGGCACAGCGCCCGGACTGTCAGAAACATGTCCTTGTTCGACATGCTGGTGCCTGCGGATCGTATCTTCCTGAAGCGTGTTGTTGAAGCATTCGATCAGGGAAAATCAGTCAAGCGTACGGCTGTGCGTTTTCTGCGTGGTGAAAGTGAAACCACTGTCGCCATGCTGGGCATGACGATCATGCCGGGCAGCATCGGTGAACGCCTTGTGACCGCGACCATCCTGGATCGTGGTTTTGCCCCTTCTTCAACTGAAGATGGTTTTCTTGACCGTGCCTCCTTTCTGAACATGGCGCGGCACATGATTTCTGCCGGAGAGGGGACGGCGCAGTTCAATCTCGTGATGCTGGCGTTGCCGCTGATGATGAACAGTGCCGCCATGAGAGGCACGGCGCTCGGGCAGACATTTCTCGCGGAAATCGAATCGATTCTTCGCTTCAACAGCGAAAATGGGGCTGTCACACGTCTGGGAAATGGGGCTTATGCCTATTTCCAGAAAGCTGAAGATGACCCGAATCTTATCGCGCAGAAGATTTCTGAAGCGACACAGGCGATGCTGACGCACCCCTGTATCCAGAAACTGCCTCTCGACACGCTGCTCATGGAATACAGCGAAATCGAAACAGCCCTGAACTATGCGCTGGAGATGTTTGCCGACGAAAAGACCCGGCAGGAGATGACGTTCGAAAACCTGCCCGACTGTCTGGCTGCGGCGAACAGCCGCGACCGGGGTATGGTGACATCCTGCCGCAACATTATCAGGGATGAGACATTTTTTCAGGTCTTGCAGCCCATTCTGACGCTGAAGACCGGCATCATTCAGCATTATGAGGTGCTGACGCGCTTTGCGGAAGGGGTGGCCAGAGGAATTGCAAATACTGGCGATTTCATCCAGATCGCCGAGCAGATCGGCATGATCAATACCTTCGACCTTCTGAACTGCGTGAAAACCATCAGGCTGCTTCAGCAGCTTCCCAACGGTATCCGTCTTGCTCTGAATGTCTCCGGACGTTCCGTGCAGTCCGCGGAATTCGCCAGCCAGATAATGAATCTGCTGGATTCAGCAGAGATGAAGGTCACGCCCTCACGACTGCTCATCGAGATCACCGAAACGCGCGGTATCACGAATTTTGAGGGGGCGACGGCGCTGCTCCAGTGGCTGGTGAAGCGGGGTCACAGGATTTGCCTGGATGACTTTGGCGCTGGCGCGATGAGCTTTGAGTATCTTCGTCGCTTTCCCGTGGATTTTGTGAAAATTGACGGGCATTTCTTTCGGAACGCCATGACCAGTGGTCGGGACAGGATTCTGATCAGGGCGATAGCCCGCTGCTCCTTCGAACTGGGGTGCAGAACGGTGGCGGAGATGATCGAAACCGAGGTCGACGCAGCTCTTGCGAAAGAATTGGGGGTTGAATGCGGGCAGGGCTGGCTGTTCGGTAAGCCGGTCACGGCGGATCAACTGCTTGCCTCGGCGGGGCGGGTGGCCAGCATGCAGGGCGCTTCTGCCCGGGAAGAGATTGCTGTTTCCCGAACGACTTCCCTGCCGCATCAGCGTGCTGTTGCGGAACAGCCTTCGTCTTCTTCTCCGACTCTTGCAAAACCGGAAATCGTGCGAAAAAAAATCACGTGA
- a CDS encoding ferritin-like domain-containing protein, translating into MKHWNIDQMDWSSFEPSRVDPDIVAVVKAASVVERNSVDYAVYLKHVFSDDADFKEAADNWALEEIQHGDALGRWAMLADPSWDYPAAFERYRNTFHIDLNTTASVRGSRTGELIARCMVETGTSSFYSSLADATEEPLLKAICKQIAADEYRHFKLFYDHMRRYLKRERLGAWARTRIALGRITESEDDELASAYYTTNEPPSVRYERKRCIASYMSRALKSYRQKHIDRVTGMVFKTIGFKPHSRLHALAARLVFALIKRRQRSFEREAVAIGA; encoded by the coding sequence ATGAAGCACTGGAATATCGATCAGATGGACTGGAGCAGTTTTGAGCCATCCAGAGTTGATCCGGATATTGTTGCTGTTGTTAAGGCAGCCTCTGTCGTTGAGCGAAACAGCGTGGATTATGCTGTCTATCTGAAGCACGTCTTTTCGGACGACGCGGATTTTAAGGAAGCGGCTGATAACTGGGCGCTTGAGGAAATCCAGCATGGAGACGCGCTTGGGCGCTGGGCCATGCTGGCTGATCCGTCATGGGATTATCCGGCTGCGTTTGAACGCTACCGCAATACATTCCACATTGATCTGAACACGACAGCATCTGTTCGCGGCTCCCGCACTGGCGAACTCATTGCGCGATGTATGGTGGAAACCGGAACGTCTTCTTTCTACTCATCACTGGCGGACGCGACCGAGGAGCCTCTTCTGAAGGCCATCTGCAAGCAGATTGCCGCTGATGAATATCGTCATTTCAAGCTGTTCTATGACCACATGCGGCGATACCTGAAGCGTGAACGCCTTGGAGCATGGGCTCGCACCCGGATTGCTCTGGGTCGCATCACGGAGAGCGAAGATGACGAACTCGCTTCCGCCTACTACACGACCAATGAGCCGCCATCGGTTCGCTACGAGCGCAAACGCTGCATCGCCAGCTATATGTCCCGCGCGCTCAAGTCCTATCGCCAGAAACACATCGACCGCGTCACGGGCATGGTCTTCAAAACGATCGGCTTCAAGCCGCACAGCCGCCTGCATGCTCTCGCTGCGCGACTGGTGTTTGCCCTGATCAAGCGTCGCCAGCGTAGTTTCGAGCGGGAAGCGGTGGCAATAGGCGCTTGA
- a CDS encoding M13 family metallopeptidase yields the protein MSRLKNKVRHSVILSSLSGLMLASSLVTPVMAATARHGAAIQPWGFDLGGRNVTLLPGNDFFGYANGRAVKAITIPADRTSFGEFDALRDLSQKRVRDILTGLAGKRIIATQTTEEKLAVYYTSFMDEKAVEALGVRPLETDLAAIRAVKTPSELAHLIGTGQTSFQFSAFSLSIQPDAKDPKRFALGLDQGGLGMPDRDYYLKPEFAAKKRAYEAYVAKMLHLVGWQDADARAKDIVALESRLADIHWPRVELRDPDKTYNPTTVAGLTEKAPGFDWTAWLNGAGISVQQADEARIIVGEPSAIAGQAKLLGAESLPVLQAWLAFHLANNSASTLSSAFVNASYDFNRKTLAGQPKLAARWKRATDATDDAMGWAIGRIYVDRYFPPESKVKMEALTAGLKAAFRVRLQNNSWMSEATKQHALVKLDHFDIQVGYPKKSRDYSDLTITPGDVYGNAARAAAFEWRYWLAHLGKPVDRDEWEMTPQTVNAYNQPVFNEVVFPASILQPPFFDPHADDAVNYGAIGGVIGHEMTHSFDDEGRKFDENGRLSDWWTKEDAARFEKLGDRLGAQYDAYEVLPGVHLNGKLTMGENIADLGGLTLALDAYHASLNGKDAPVLSGLSGDQRVFLGWAQVWRMKVREDRARQLAVIDPHSAPGARVNLPAHNIDAWYKAWNVQPDQKLYLAPDQRVKIW from the coding sequence ATGTCGCGTTTGAAGAACAAAGTCCGTCATTCCGTCATACTCTCCTCACTGTCCGGCCTGATGCTGGCTTCCAGTCTCGTCACCCCCGTCATGGCCGCAACAGCACGACATGGAGCCGCCATCCAGCCCTGGGGGTTCGATCTGGGCGGTCGCAATGTGACGCTGCTGCCGGGCAATGATTTTTTCGGGTATGCCAACGGCCGCGCTGTAAAAGCCATCACGATCCCGGCGGACCGGACCTCTTTCGGAGAGTTCGACGCCTTGCGCGACCTGTCGCAGAAGCGCGTGCGCGATATTCTTACGGGTCTGGCTGGCAAACGCATCATTGCGACGCAGACAACGGAAGAGAAGCTGGCGGTGTATTACACCAGCTTCATGGATGAAAAAGCGGTCGAGGCACTGGGAGTCAGGCCTCTTGAGACTGATCTCGCGGCTATCCGTGCCGTCAAGACACCGAGCGAACTGGCCCATCTGATCGGGACCGGGCAGACGTCTTTCCAGTTTTCCGCCTTCTCCCTGTCCATCCAGCCTGACGCGAAAGATCCAAAACGGTTTGCTCTGGGACTGGATCAGGGTGGTCTGGGCATGCCGGACCGGGATTATTACCTGAAGCCGGAATTTGCCGCGAAAAAGCGGGCTTATGAAGCCTATGTCGCGAAGATGCTTCATCTCGTCGGATGGCAGGATGCCGACGCCCGCGCGAAGGACATTGTGGCGCTGGAAAGCAGGCTGGCTGATATTCACTGGCCTCGCGTCGAACTGCGTGATCCTGACAAGACCTACAACCCCACCACCGTTGCCGGTCTGACCGAGAAGGCGCCCGGCTTCGACTGGACCGCATGGCTCAACGGTGCGGGAATCAGTGTTCAGCAGGCTGATGAAGCCCGGATTATCGTTGGTGAGCCTTCCGCGATTGCCGGACAGGCGAAACTGCTTGGCGCTGAATCGCTTCCGGTCCTGCAGGCCTGGCTGGCATTTCACCTTGCCAACAATTCGGCTTCGACACTCTCTTCCGCCTTTGTGAACGCCTCCTACGATTTCAATCGCAAGACACTGGCGGGACAGCCGAAGCTCGCGGCACGCTGGAAACGTGCGACCGACGCCACGGATGACGCGATGGGTTGGGCGATCGGCAGGATCTATGTCGACCGGTATTTTCCGCCCGAGAGCAAGGTCAAGATGGAGGCTCTGACAGCAGGCCTGAAAGCGGCGTTCCGTGTCAGGCTCCAGAACAACAGCTGGATGTCCGAGGCCACAAAGCAGCATGCGCTGGTCAAACTCGATCACTTCGACATTCAGGTTGGTTATCCCAAAAAATCCCGTGATTACAGCGATCTGACGATCACGCCGGGCGATGTTTATGGCAATGCGGCGCGCGCGGCCGCTTTTGAGTGGCGTTACTGGCTGGCTCATCTCGGTAAACCGGTTGATCGCGATGAGTGGGAAATGACTCCCCAGACGGTGAATGCCTACAACCAGCCTGTCTTCAATGAAGTCGTTTTCCCGGCCTCGATCCTTCAGCCGCCTTTCTTTGATCCGCATGCGGATGACGCCGTCAATTACGGCGCGATCGGTGGCGTTATCGGCCACGAAATGACGCACAGCTTTGACGATGAAGGCCGCAAGTTCGATGAAAATGGCCGTCTCAGCGACTGGTGGACCAAGGAAGATGCGGCGCGTTTCGAAAAGCTCGGAGACCGGCTCGGTGCGCAGTATGATGCGTATGAAGTGCTGCCGGGCGTGCATCTCAACGGCAAGCTGACCATGGGCGAAAACATCGCCGATCTGGGCGGCCTGACGCTGGCTCTGGATGCCTATCATGCGTCTCTGAACGGCAAGGATGCGCCTGTTCTGAGCGGGCTGAGCGGAGATCAGCGGGTCTTTCTGGGCTGGGCGCAGGTCTGGCGGATGAAGGTGCGTGAAGATCGCGCCAGACAGCTTGCCGTGATCGATCCGCACTCGGCGCCCGGCGCGCGCGTCAATCTGCCTGCTCACAATATCGATGCATGGTACAAGGCCTGGAATGTGCAGCCCGATCAGAAGCTGTATCTTGCCCCGGACCAGCGGGTGAAAATCTGGTAG
- a CDS encoding glycine betaine ABC transporter substrate-binding protein has product MTAFTLAYRNTPLHAVVAAAVARVLEAYEIEPDYITGDEASLAKMMADGEIDLFATAWLPSMDEGLLSPTVETLGNLYRPGFGFFVPEGADSPVSDVSSIEELAASSVARNLITPESLVTRVRQVVAGYRLTEAGFTIESQPDEQAYEAAAAAVQAGEPVVMPLFTPCYLIHSLPLRQLADPKGTAGAELEARLLINKATRAKADSDLIDELDELTLGNKVVSALDNALRNLGMSADQAAEEWQRGKLLPR; this is encoded by the coding sequence ATGACCGCATTTACGCTCGCCTATCGGAACACTCCCCTGCACGCTGTGGTGGCGGCAGCTGTCGCGCGAGTGCTGGAAGCCTATGAAATCGAGCCGGATTACATCACCGGAGATGAGGCTTCCCTTGCGAAAATGATGGCCGACGGAGAAATCGATCTTTTCGCAACGGCATGGCTGCCCTCGATGGATGAGGGGCTGCTGTCTCCGACCGTCGAAACGCTGGGCAATCTCTATCGCCCGGGTTTCGGTTTTTTTGTCCCGGAAGGCGCTGATAGCCCTGTGTCTGACGTATCCTCGATCGAAGAACTGGCGGCGTCATCCGTGGCGCGCAACCTCATCACGCCCGAGAGTCTTGTCACCCGTGTCAGGCAGGTCGTGGCGGGATACCGTCTCACAGAGGCAGGTTTCACCATCGAATCCCAGCCTGATGAGCAGGCCTATGAGGCGGCTGCCGCTGCGGTGCAGGCCGGAGAGCCGGTTGTCATGCCGCTTTTCACACCCTGTTATCTCATCCATTCCCTTCCGCTTCGCCAGCTTGCAGATCCGAAAGGGACGGCGGGTGCGGAACTGGAAGCACGTCTGCTCATCAACAAAGCCACCCGAGCCAAGGCCGACAGTGATCTGATTGATGAGCTGGACGAACTGACACTGGGTAACAAGGTGGTCAGCGCCCTCGACAACGCGCTCCGGAATCTGGGTATGAGCGCTGATCAGGCCGCCGAGGAATGGCAGCGTGGCAAACTCCTGCCTCGCTGA
- a CDS encoding YdcF family protein: MLPVIVFGAALYPDGSPRPALVARVQAALRFGERESGRLYVVTGGVPQAGQTEAAVMAGLLLLEGVPDRVILREAQSADTCDSVIACTKLLRERRYDGPVAVVTSDFHMMRCIAMLRALGWTTVAVPAPSRADLSRWRRLWVNLREYPATAWDVLLVLIWRFRQ, translated from the coding sequence ATGCTTCCTGTCATCGTCTTCGGCGCTGCTCTGTATCCTGATGGCTCACCGCGCCCGGCTCTTGTGGCGCGTGTACAGGCTGCTCTCCGGTTTGGTGAGAGGGAAAGTGGCAGACTGTATGTGGTGACAGGCGGTGTCCCGCAGGCAGGGCAGACCGAGGCGGCTGTGATGGCTGGCTTACTGCTGCTCGAAGGCGTGCCGGACAGGGTCATTCTGCGGGAGGCACAGTCGGCTGACACATGCGACTCTGTAATTGCCTGCACGAAGCTTTTGCGTGAGCGGCGGTACGACGGTCCCGTTGCGGTCGTCACCAGTGATTTTCACATGATGCGGTGCATCGCCATGTTGCGTGCATTGGGCTGGACGACAGTGGCCGTACCTGCGCCGTCGCGTGCCGATCTGTCGCGCTGGCGTCGGCTGTGGGTGAATTTGCGGGAGTATCCGGCGACGGCATGGGATGTCCTGCTTGTCCTGATCTGGCGTTTTCGTCAGTAG
- a CDS encoding IS5 family transposase yields the protein MKQARKPYPSDVSDEEWSLVVPYLVLMREDAEQRRHDLRELFNGLRYVIRYGIAWRAMPNDLPPWSAVYQQSRRWMEAGCFEALASDLRAVLRMASGRKAEPTAAILDSRTLRSTPESGARAGYDGAKRKKGSKLHMAVDTFGHLLALHVTPANRDDRAEVGRLAAAIQEVTDESVELAYVDQGYTGERPAEAARAHGIALEVVKLPEAKRGFVLLPRRWVVERSFAWATRCRRLVKDYERYASTLASLHVVAFACFMLRNAAILAQGA from the coding sequence ATGAAGCAAGCTCGCAAGCCGTATCCCTCTGACGTGTCAGACGAAGAATGGTCGTTGGTTGTTCCGTATCTGGTTCTGATGCGAGAGGACGCGGAACAGCGGCGGCATGATCTGCGCGAACTGTTCAACGGGTTGCGCTACGTGATCCGCTACGGGATCGCCTGGCGCGCCATGCCGAACGATCTGCCGCCCTGGTCGGCGGTCTATCAGCAATCCCGTCGCTGGATGGAGGCAGGCTGCTTCGAAGCGCTGGCGTCTGACCTGCGTGCTGTGCTGCGCATGGCCTCAGGCCGCAAGGCGGAACCCACGGCGGCTATTCTTGACAGCCGAACCTTGCGTTCGACGCCGGAGAGCGGGGCACGCGCCGGATATGATGGGGCCAAACGCAAAAAGGGCTCGAAACTGCATATGGCCGTGGACACGTTTGGCCATCTGCTGGCCCTGCACGTCACGCCAGCCAATCGGGACGATCGCGCCGAGGTCGGACGCCTCGCTGCTGCCATTCAGGAAGTGACGGACGAAAGCGTCGAACTGGCCTATGTCGATCAGGGATATACGGGTGAGAGGCCGGCAGAGGCAGCGCGGGCTCACGGTATCGCCCTTGAGGTCGTCAAATTGCCCGAGGCCAAGCGCGGTTTTGTTCTGCTACCTCGTCGCTGGGTCGTCGAAAGATCTTTCGCATGGGCCACGCGATGCCGTAGGCTCGTCAAGGATTACGAGCGCTATGCCTCAACACTCGCAAGTCTCCATGTCGTCGCTTTCGCATGCTTCATGCTCAGAAACGCCGCTATACTCGCTCAAGGTGCATAA
- a CDS encoding glycosyltransferase family 2 protein has translation MLDSKKIAVVLPAYNAALTLDRTCAEIPRDLVDDVILTDDASSDNTMALAQELGLHVIRHEKNRGYGGNQKTCYAEALARGADIVIMLHPDYQYSPRLLRAMCAMLTSGHYDVVIASRILGKGALSGGMPLYKYIANRALTFTQNILMNAKLSEYHTGYRGWTREVLETLPLSRCSDDFVFDNQMLALALDAGFRVGEISCPTRYFEEASSINLRRSVTYGLGCLRTSAQYRLHRMGLNRSGLFKR, from the coding sequence ATGCTAGACAGCAAGAAAATTGCGGTAGTACTGCCAGCCTATAATGCCGCTCTCACCCTCGACAGAACCTGCGCCGAGATACCGCGTGATCTGGTTGACGACGTGATTCTGACTGATGACGCGAGCAGTGACAACACAATGGCGCTGGCACAAGAGCTTGGGTTGCATGTCATACGTCACGAGAAAAACCGTGGATATGGAGGTAACCAGAAGACTTGTTACGCGGAGGCTCTGGCGCGCGGTGCGGACATTGTCATCATGCTGCACCCGGATTATCAATATTCGCCTCGCCTTCTCAGGGCGATGTGCGCGATGCTCACTTCTGGGCATTATGATGTGGTGATCGCCTCGCGTATTCTTGGCAAGGGGGCACTGTCTGGCGGGATGCCACTCTATAAATATATTGCGAACCGCGCCCTGACCTTCACGCAAAATATTCTGATGAATGCAAAGCTGTCCGAGTATCACACTGGGTATCGCGGCTGGACCCGTGAAGTTCTTGAAACGCTCCCGCTTTCACGGTGTTCGGACGATTTTGTATTTGACAATCAAATGCTTGCCCTAGCGCTTGATGCAGGCTTCCGGGTTGGTGAGATTTCCTGCCCAACACGATATTTCGAAGAAGCTTCATCAATCAACCTTCGTCGCAGCGTTACCTACGGCCTAGGATGTCTGCGTACCTCTGCTCAGTATCGTCTGCATCGCATGGGACTCAATCGCTCCGGCTTGTTCAAGCGTTAA
- a CDS encoding TVP38/TMEM64 family protein: MSGSVLSRRSALLATVLGVLVIAGTATGLILRHDTEIVTHFVAWVNALRSHSPIAGWLICAGVQTLVALCGFLPASVGAIASGMIFGLIDGFILSGTATLIGALGAFCLSRSFLRGPIHAWLRRGRFMAILDDTALTYGWKLVCLLRVSPVMPFAVTSYALGLTPLSMRNYLIGTLAALPSLFGYVAMGQLAVSGATTMGKGAGWLHDGMIAIALLGTVLLLWQFGSVARRFLAVPVTIDPKSLPAADATVRNEAGIR; the protein is encoded by the coding sequence ATGTCCGGAAGCGTTCTCTCGCGTCGCTCTGCTTTGCTGGCGACCGTTCTCGGTGTTTTAGTAATCGCCGGGACGGCAACAGGGCTTATTCTCCGCCACGATACTGAAATCGTGACGCACTTCGTTGCGTGGGTCAACGCGTTGCGTTCTCATTCACCGATCGCTGGTTGGCTGATCTGCGCGGGTGTGCAGACTCTGGTGGCCTTGTGCGGCTTTCTGCCCGCTTCAGTTGGGGCGATTGCCAGCGGTATGATTTTTGGTCTGATTGACGGATTTATTCTGTCGGGAACTGCCACTCTGATTGGTGCTCTAGGGGCGTTCTGTCTGAGCCGTTCATTTCTCCGTGGACCGATCCATGCCTGGCTCCGTCGTGGCCGATTCATGGCGATTCTCGATGATACGGCGCTTACATACGGCTGGAAACTTGTCTGCCTTCTGCGTGTGTCGCCGGTCATGCCCTTTGCCGTAACCAGCTACGCGCTTGGTCTGACTCCCTTAAGTATGCGGAATTACCTGATTGGCACTCTTGCGGCTCTTCCGTCCTTATTCGGATATGTGGCGATGGGGCAGTTGGCCGTTAGCGGAGCCACGACAATGGGGAAGGGAGCTGGTTGGCTGCACGATGGGATGATCGCCATCGCGCTTCTGGGAACGGTCTTGCTGTTGTGGCAGTTTGGCAGTGTAGCTCGGCGATTTCTTGCCGTGCCGGTGACGATTGATCCCAAGTCCTTGCCTGCTGCTGACGCCACGGTCCGGAACGAAGCTGGAATTCGATGA